TTCCATTTTCTTTCGCATTCGGAGCTTCGTTTGTTTTTGACTTtagctttttattttatttagctGAAAATATCTTTGCGCTTGTTATGGCGCGTTTAtttcatataatattatttaaattttaattcttttttttttttcattttgacacgtaaatacttgtaataaatgaaaataatatcaaatgatGATGCATTGTATGTGGTTGTGTCGGTTATTAATGTATGAATTTGGTAATATTAactatatgaaaaaaaaaacatatgaggAAAATGCATAATATGATTGGAATTTGAACTCATAATCTtgttattacaaatttatatcGTTAGTCATATTTATTAGCTCGCCTGGAGACGACTTAGAGTTACCCCTACTTCTTAATCTCATAATTATGTCTTTTGAACTCCAAAAAACTACAAATACTTcttaaaaatattgtaattaaattgttttaaatttttaataagtttCTTTTTTCCGGTTAagtggtaattttttatttgacacattacaTGGAACTAACGAAAATTCTcaagttataaatttaaaaattaataattaataaaaaaatcccaTGCATGCAATTATGGAGGTCATTCTCTTTAGTTTCAACTTCATCTCATCCTTCTTCAAAACTAAAagaatttaatataaaataaataaaattcttataatttaaattaatctaTCAACCCTAACTAAGTGTAATTAATCACAAGGTTATTGACTTTCGTGGTTTGAGTCAATTATCTATGAACAATCTAGATTGTTTTACCTTCTTGTTGTCCTTTACCGACTAGGGTCATAAGATAgagtttacctagtgcacatcTTTTAAGTATATATGATTACATtagaaacaataataattatgtcACAATTTATCTCAGCCCAAGTGTTTATTTCATGAAAATGCAAAATTCACAAGTATTATCTGAACAACCTCAAAACTCTATTattgaaattgtagtataaagATTATGTGAGACTAACTAATATAATTTActcttaattaatttgtatgtaCGCGACATATTCAAGAGTGCCTTGCACGTATGGCATTGACTAAAACGCTAGGTATGCTTTAGACTAGgatttttatttgatattttatttattcatttatttttaatgattttttggtgccttaaaataatatatagcaCATGGGatgttaatttaattcaaaatttatagtTGTATATTCATTGTTCCGctaaattattgtttatttttatatgaaataaaaatattattatacaacatgaaattgttattattattgaattaatattcaaatatttgactcttaatttacaaataaaatcgAGTTTGCTCCAAAATACGATATCTCGAGTAGAGAGTTTTAAGTCGGTTAAACATGAAACTGAGATTTAAAATTCAGGTGAATGAAACCCCAATTAAATTGGTCTGTTTATTAACTTGATAATCATAATGTTTCAAAGTTTAACTTAGAGGAGTGACATATTAATTTATTGGTTTGAAATAATCAGTTAGGATTATAAGGCATGTTTACTCCGTGCGATAATGGTGGGGTTGTGGAGGGAAGAAAAAGGACAGTGGTTATTACAAAAATGGTTATTGTGGTTTGTCGCATCCCCCAGCTAATACAATCGTAGGAAGTGGATACGATGAAGTTGCAAGACAACATGCAGCGTCGTGTGTTTCTCTCTCTGTCTGTCCTCGATATGATCTGTCCATCACTGCATTTCCAGCTGTGAAATCTCAAAGCGACGCAACGCAACTCACAGACTCTCCAATCCGCCTTCCTTGTACCCTCATTTTGATGCTCATCCCTCGCGTATACTCAACTAGATCCCCCCGGCCCTTTGCATATATGGCGTTTTAATTTGTGTCCATCTCCGATTCAATCAAGAAATTAGGACAGAATGGCAcccatcattatcatcatctcCATCTGCTTATTCCTTCTCCTCACCTTTTCCTCTACCACCGCTTGCGATCGTTGCGTCCACCAATCCAAACTCTCTTCTGTTCTCCAGTCTGCAGGCGCTTGCGGCTATGGCTCCATGGCTGTGAGTTTCAACGGCGGCCATATTGCTGCCGCCGGTGTGAAAATTTACAAAGACGGAGCCCGTTGCGGTGCTTGTTATCAGGTTAATTAATTTCTCTCTAACCTCGTCTCAGTATCGTATTGCCGCCGGTTTAAAAACTTACAAATTAAACGATGATCTCTGATCTGCAGATACGATGCAAGAACCCAAATTTTTGTACCAACCATGGGACCATCGTCATGGTAACTGATCTTGTCACCAGTACTAATGAAACAGATTTTGTGGTCAGCACTGGAACTTTACGGGCTATGGCTAACATGGGCAATGATCAAAACATCCTTCAACTTGTAAACACTAATCTTGATGTCGAATATAAAAGGTTGGTTtcgtttttatttcttttattttatttttgggcaAAAATAGTCATTATTTAAAGGTGTACATATTGCTTTATTATGATTTTGGACATGACAAAGAAGACAAAGAAATAAATCATATTGTTCATAGTTAACTGATTAAGAATACTTAGcttgtaacattgtgattaTAAGTAGACAATGGTTTTACGGGTTTGACTGGATGGAGTTGTCTATTAGTTCAACTTTTTGATTCCTCATTCCATGCTACCTTTGGTCAGAGGTCATCGGAAGCTAATATACATTTGTGCAGGGTGGCATGTGAGCATGGAAGTAATAACTTGGCAATCCGGGTAGAAGAGTCAAGCCAAAGACCAAGTCATCTAGCAGTCACGTTCTTGAACCAAGGTGGCCAAACCGAAATCATCGCCGTCGATGTCGCTCCGGTAAACCAATATATGTTTCCCTTCAATTCTTTACATTTCTGGTATTCC
This portion of the Ipomoea triloba cultivar NCNSP0323 chromosome 5, ASM357664v1 genome encodes:
- the LOC116019640 gene encoding expansin-like A1, which gives rise to MAPIIIIISICLFLLLTFSSTTACDRCVHQSKLSSVLQSAGACGYGSMAVSFNGGHIAAAGVKIYKDGARCGACYQIRCKNPNFCTNHGTIVMVTDLVTSTNETDFVVSTGTLRAMANMGNDQNILQLVNTNLDVEYKRVACEHGSNNLAIRVEESSQRPSHLAVTFLNQGGQTEIIAVDVAPVGFPNWSFMRRSTRGGAIWETSAAPSGPLQFRLVVTAGFDGKWYWASNALPADWETGMIYDSGIQITDIAQETDCSPCDDGTW